A genome region from Manihot esculenta cultivar AM560-2 chromosome 5, M.esculenta_v8, whole genome shotgun sequence includes the following:
- the LOC110615894 gene encoding uncharacterized protein At1g01500 isoform X2, with the protein MEDPYTTSSNGEAANSNLQIIRYSPFQPCNKFSSSWFDLRVFYVRISNVQVDASTPEFLTLNHIPLSPDTLLELNGVRSSMYSDGVSSFLRRDRVDKKSEEATFVSTDSIRTTGSVKFEVFDKEDLILSGVLEMSNTNGFVGESKGNVKRWSMNCEPEITAGSGFLRGKHNAGTELPTIEIYVTGCFLGTPIILTKTLQLSYRKKHIRKGMLDSIPEYETTESPKNVSPKHDLQIADYRSYKLENEEDYSNMNWRSGYMEGEDGELSWFNAGVRVGVGIGLGICLGVGVGVGLLVRTYQATTRNFKRRLL; encoded by the exons ATGGAGGATCCTTATACAACATCCAGCAATGGTGAAGCTGCAAATTCCAATCTTCAGATTATTAGATATTCTCCATTCCAACCATGCAACAAATTTTCTTCGTCTTGGTTTGATTTGAGAGTCTTTTATGTCAGAATCAGTAATGTCCAGGTCGATGCTTCAACCCCAGAATTTCTCACTCTTAACCATATCCCTCTGAGCCCAGACACCCTCTTGGAATTGAATGGCGTTAGGAGTAGTATGTATTCTGATGGTGTCTCTTCCTTTCTCAGAAGGGATCGTGTGGATAAGAAATCTGAGGAAGCTACATTTGTCAGCACGGATAGTATTAGAACCACAGGAAGTGTGAAATTTGAGGTTTTTGACAAAGAGGATCTAATTCTATCTGGGGTTCTTGAGATGTCTAACACAAACGGTTTTGTTGGGGAATCAAAAGGCAATGTGAAACGGTGGAGTATGAATTGTGAACCTGAGATCACTGCTGGTTCAGGCTTCTTGAGGGGGAAACACAATGCTGGTACTGAATTGCCGACCATTGAGATTTATGTTACAGGGTGCTTCTTGGGAACACCTATCATATTAACCAAGACTTTGCAGCTCAGTTATCGCAAGAAGCACATCAGGAAGGGCATGTTGGACTCAATTCCAGAGTATGAGACGACTGAATCCCCCAAAAATGTTTCACCTAAACATGATCTGCAG ATAGCAGATTACAGAAGTTACAAActagaaaatgaagaagatTATAGTAACATGAACTGGAGAAGTGGATATATGGAGGGTGAAGATGGTGAACTTTCATGGTTCAACGCCGGTGTGAGGGTTGGTGTAGGAATCGGGCTTGGCATTTGTCTTGGAGTTGGTGTAGGAGTTGGTTTGCTAGTTCGTACATACCAAGCAACCACTCGAAACTTCAAAAGACGGCTCTTGTAA
- the LOC110615894 gene encoding uncharacterized protein At1g01500 isoform X1, with amino-acid sequence MEDPYTTSSNGEAANSNLQIIRYSPFQPCNKFSSSWFDLRVFYVRISNVQVDASTPEFLTLNHIPLSPDTLLELNGVRSSMYSDGVSSFLRRDRVDKKSEEATFVSTDSIRTTGSVKFEVFDKEDLILSGVLEMSNTNGFVGESKGNVKRWSMNCEPEITAGSGFLRGKHNAGTELPTIEIYVTGCFLGTPIILTKTLQLSYRKKHIRKGMLDSIPEYETTESPKNVSPKHDLQQIADYRSYKLENEEDYSNMNWRSGYMEGEDGELSWFNAGVRVGVGIGLGICLGVGVGVGLLVRTYQATTRNFKRRLL; translated from the exons ATGGAGGATCCTTATACAACATCCAGCAATGGTGAAGCTGCAAATTCCAATCTTCAGATTATTAGATATTCTCCATTCCAACCATGCAACAAATTTTCTTCGTCTTGGTTTGATTTGAGAGTCTTTTATGTCAGAATCAGTAATGTCCAGGTCGATGCTTCAACCCCAGAATTTCTCACTCTTAACCATATCCCTCTGAGCCCAGACACCCTCTTGGAATTGAATGGCGTTAGGAGTAGTATGTATTCTGATGGTGTCTCTTCCTTTCTCAGAAGGGATCGTGTGGATAAGAAATCTGAGGAAGCTACATTTGTCAGCACGGATAGTATTAGAACCACAGGAAGTGTGAAATTTGAGGTTTTTGACAAAGAGGATCTAATTCTATCTGGGGTTCTTGAGATGTCTAACACAAACGGTTTTGTTGGGGAATCAAAAGGCAATGTGAAACGGTGGAGTATGAATTGTGAACCTGAGATCACTGCTGGTTCAGGCTTCTTGAGGGGGAAACACAATGCTGGTACTGAATTGCCGACCATTGAGATTTATGTTACAGGGTGCTTCTTGGGAACACCTATCATATTAACCAAGACTTTGCAGCTCAGTTATCGCAAGAAGCACATCAGGAAGGGCATGTTGGACTCAATTCCAGAGTATGAGACGACTGAATCCCCCAAAAATGTTTCACCTAAACATGATCTGCAG CAGATAGCAGATTACAGAAGTTACAAActagaaaatgaagaagatTATAGTAACATGAACTGGAGAAGTGGATATATGGAGGGTGAAGATGGTGAACTTTCATGGTTCAACGCCGGTGTGAGGGTTGGTGTAGGAATCGGGCTTGGCATTTGTCTTGGAGTTGGTGTAGGAGTTGGTTTGCTAGTTCGTACATACCAAGCAACCACTCGAAACTTCAAAAGACGGCTCTTGTAA